TGGTCGGCCAGTTGACGAGCCGAGACGTTCACTGCCACACGCAGATTAATGCCCTTATCGCGCCATTTGGCCACCTGACGAACCACGTCAAGCATGACCCAGCGGCCAAGCGGCACAATCAGCCCTGACTCCTCAGCATACGAGATAAATTCCAGCGGAGGAATTAATCCGCGTTCTGGGGATTGCCAGCGCACCAGCGCTTCCAGGCTTCTGACTTCGCCGCGCCAGGTGACTTTGGGCTGATAGTGGATCAGCAGTTGATCGTTATCCAGTGCTTTACGCAGGTTGGTATCCAGCCAGAGATATTCAAACACGCGCTGGTTCATTTCCGGTGAGAAGACGCAGAACTTGCCCCGGCCGTTCTCTTTGGCGGTGTACATAGCGGTATCGGCATTGCGGATGACGCTTTCCCGATCGTTGCCGTGCTGCGGGGCGAGGGCGATCCCTAATGAGCAGCCCGTGTAAATTTCAATCAGACCAATTCTGAACGGCTGGCGCAGACGGGTCAGAATGCGTGATGCCATCGCTTCCAGAGAACCCTGAGAGGTATGGGTGGCCATGACAATAAATTCATCGCCGCCGAGTCGCGCCAGTACCTGGCCTTCATCCAGACAGCTCAGAATGGCCAGCGCAACCGCCTGCAGGAGCTGATCGCCAAACATATGCCCGTAGGCATCGTTCACTTTTTTGAAGTTATCGAGATCGAGATATACCACGCCAACCTGCGTCTCACCACGGTTGTCGATGGCGTCTGAAATCAGTTCGTGGATCGCATTACGGTTCGGCAAGCCGGTGATGGTATCGGTGTTGGCCAGCACCCGCAGGCGCTCCTGGGCGCGGCGCTCTTCCGTAATATCGGTGCCGGAACAGATAAGAAAAATTTCATTTTTACCGCTGCCACTGTGGACAAATTTGTTTCTGAACAGAAACAAGCGTTGTCCTTTTCGCGTTTTGATCCAGCGTTCGACTTCGTAAGAACTGCCGTTGCGAAAGAAACCGGTAATGTTGCGCTTTGAGGCTGCGGCTTCACTGCGGCTCATAAACAACTTAAACACATTCTGGCCGATAACTTCTTGTTCTTTGAGACCGGTGTACTCTTCGCTCAGGCGGTTAAATCGCTGAATGTTGCCATTCTGATCGAGAATGACGATAACGGAGTTGGCTTCGGAGACGACCTGCTCAGCAAAGGACAGGCCCTGAGCCAGGTCGCGGGCCACGGAAGGCGTATCGTTCCACGCAGAGGCGGTACCGGCCCATTCATTACGGGTTATTTTGCGTCCGACAAGGTGAACAGGCACATCTTCGCCATACAACGAGAGCGTCATTGAGATGCTGGACGTAATGACGGTTAACTGGCGGATAAGTTCGGCCTGTTCATCATCCAGCGCCACCACCTGAGTCACATCGGCATTTTCGCTGGTGGCAAGGTGCAGAGCATTGCTGTCCGCTGTCAGTCGCCACCAGGGGCTGTGAGTTCCCATGTAACGAAACAGCAAATTCTGCTCCAAATCGTCCATCATGTTTTCTCCTGAAGCTGCCTGTTAGCGCACAATTTATTCATTTGCGATCGGCTTTTCCGAAGTGAGACCACGGCTGAACCGATGTGAACTTATTGTTTTTTCCCGGTTTTCTTATAATAAAACGAGTCAGGTAAAAAAGGATACTCAGCCAATAAAAATTCACGTAACCGGATATAACGGCACTCTTTTACTGTAGATAATTATGGCGAAATTGGGCGGAAGAAGACTGAAAATAGTAAGAAAAAATGATGATTTTGCAGAGCGGCGTGGGAGAAAAAAATGTCGGCCCGCCCTGTAAGGAAAGGGCCGACAATTGAATAGCTTATCAGGCGGCAGGGCGCGCGATAATACTGCGGGTTTCCATGCGGACTTCGGCGATAGTGACGTCAATCACGTCCGTGACCTTGTAAACCGT
This region of Enterobacter cloacae complex sp. R_G8 genomic DNA includes:
- the pdeR gene encoding cyclic di-GMP phosphodiesterase is translated as MMDDLEQNLLFRYMGTHSPWWRLTADSNALHLATSENADVTQVVALDDEQAELIRQLTVITSSISMTLSLYGEDVPVHLVGRKITRNEWAGTASAWNDTPSVARDLAQGLSFAEQVVSEANSVIVILDQNGNIQRFNRLSEEYTGLKEQEVIGQNVFKLFMSRSEAAASKRNITGFFRNGSSYEVERWIKTRKGQRLFLFRNKFVHSGSGKNEIFLICSGTDITEERRAQERLRVLANTDTITGLPNRNAIHELISDAIDNRGETQVGVVYLDLDNFKKVNDAYGHMFGDQLLQAVALAILSCLDEGQVLARLGGDEFIVMATHTSQGSLEAMASRILTRLRQPFRIGLIEIYTGCSLGIALAPQHGNDRESVIRNADTAMYTAKENGRGKFCVFSPEMNQRVFEYLWLDTNLRKALDNDQLLIHYQPKVTWRGEVRSLEALVRWQSPERGLIPPLEFISYAEESGLIVPLGRWVMLDVVRQVAKWRDKGINLRVAVNVSARQLADQTIFSDLKQALKDLDFEYCPIDVELTESCLIENEELALSVIKQFSQLGAQIHLDDFGTGYSSLSQLARFPIDAIKLDQSFVRDIHKQSISQSLVRAIVAVAQALNLQVIAEGVESAKEDAFLTKNGVNERQGFLFAKPMPAAAFERWLKRYQSRKQR